From a region of the Sesamum indicum cultivar Zhongzhi No. 13 linkage group LG3, S_indicum_v1.0, whole genome shotgun sequence genome:
- the LOC105157703 gene encoding protein CHUP1, chloroplastic, whose protein sequence is MGVKEKRESPISPVLLKLGAALAFSLGGIVYTFFRSKRIKPSVPKPALNSPGKGSQVCSRREDGGVADRALQDSSLPKIASQNSISDLSSSGRCNGDRDGFLLPEFSQLVKECNMVPTDDISPGMSGQSLAPDVASPLGNKYAEDEEQTRDIRSLRNKVKILEERERYLEVQLLEYYGLKEQQNALMELQNRLRLNNMETKLYNLKIESLQADNRRLQAQVADYAKVVAELEAAKAKIKLLRKKLRSDAEQNREHILSLQERVMKLRDPEMKAVEVDQDVEMQLKKRKELEEELEEMKRSNDSLKLENSELAQKLEYLQMLATSALDNEEIRALKEESQLLRQKNEELRKEIEQIQADRCTDIEELVYLRWINACLRYEMRNYQPGPGKTTARDLSKTLSPKSEEKAKQLILEYANREGSGDKGLNISDFDSDQWSTSQASYLTDSGEHDDFPVDNLPANKMNHSSKTKVLSKLMKLWRGKDNHHHFQTPHSPPERAVSVNDGLSRFSSNLHSGISLGIDPEAEGPMKRTRASSEDFSRHSFNLQRSRSQGQKSTPGQSSNCSGRTSDDGSLSIFRTIDSINDDGSSPSIQPQQDAQNAENTELVKYAEALKNSRGKSSFRRRSASLSSF, encoded by the exons atgggTGTGAAAGAGAAAAGGGAAAGTCCCATAAGCCCCGTGCTTCTGAAACTTGGTGCGGCTTTGGCTTTTTCTCTTGGTGGGATTGTTTATACCTTTTTTAGAAGTAAAAGAATTAAGCCCTCTGTTCCAAAACCTGCACTGAATTCTCCAG GTAAGGGCAGTCAGGTTTGTTCAAGAAGGGAAGATGGTGGGGTTGCGGATCGCGCTTTGCAG GATTCGTCTCTCCCAAAAATTGCTTCCCAGAATTCCATCAGTGATCTCTCCTCAAGTGGTAGATGCAATGGAGATAGAGATGGTTTTCTCTTACCAGAGTTTAGTCAGCTTGTAAAAGAATGTAATATGGTCCCCACAGATGATATTTCTCCTGGGATGAGTGGGCAATCCTTAGCTCCCGATGTAGCATCACCTTTGGGAAACAAATACGCTGAAGATGAGGAACAAACCAGAGATATCAGGAGCCTAAGGAATAAGgttaaaattcttgaagaaaggGAGAGGTACCTGGAGGTTCAACTGCTTGAGTATTATGGCCTTAAAGAGCAGCAAAATGCTCTCATGGAGCTCCAGAACCGGTTAAGATTAAACAACATGGAGACCAAACTTTATAACCTTAAGATAGAGTCATTGCAGGCGGATAACAGACGACTACAGGCACAAGTAGCTGATTATGCAAAAGTTGTGGCAGAGCTTGAAGCTGCCAAAGCCAAGATAAAACTGTTAAGGAAGAAACTTAGGTCTGATGCGGAACAAAATAGGGAGCATATCTTGTCCCTTCAAGAAAGAGTGATGAAGCTTCGGGACCCGGAAATGAAGGCTGTTGAAGTTGATCAAGATGTGGAAATGCAGCTAAAGAAAAGGAAGGAACTGGAGGAGGAGTTAGAGGAGATGAAGAGGTCCAACGACAGTCTGAAGCTGGAAAATTCTGAGTTGGCTCAGAAACTGGAGTATTTACAAATGCTTGCTACATCTGCTTTAGACAATGAAGAG ATACGAGCACTTAAAGAAGAAAGTCAGCTTTTAAGACAGAAAAACGAAGAATTAAGGAAGGAAATTGAACAAATCCAAGCTGACCGGTGCACAGATATTGAAGAGCTCGTCTACCTCAGATGGATAAATGCTTGCCTGCGTtatgaaatgagaaattatcaGCCGGGCCCAGGTAAAACCACTGCTAGGGATCTCAGCAAAACATTAAGTCCCAAGTCTGAAGAGAAGGCGAAACAGCTCATTCTTGAATATGCAAATAGAGAAGGTTCGGGGGACAAGGGACTTAATATTAGCGATTTCGATTCTGATCAGTGGTCTACTTCTCAGGCTTCTTATCTTACAGACTCGGGGGAACATGACGACTTCCCTGTCGACAATCTGCCAGCTAACAAGatgaaccattcaagcaagaCAAAAGTCTTGTCCAAGTTGATGAAGCTGTGGCGAGGAAAGGACAATCACCATCATTTTCAAACACCACACTCGCCTCCTGAAAGAGCTGTTTCTGTCAACGATGGTCTAAGTAGATTTTCTAGTAATCTTCATTCAGGCATTTCACTAGGAATAGACCCTGAAGCTGAGGGTCCCATGAAGAGAACAAGAGCCTCATCTGAGGATTTCTCTAGACATTCTTTCAATCTCCAGAGATCTCGTTCACAAGGTCAAAAGAGTACCCCTGGGCAAAGCAGCAACTGTTCTGGAAGAACCAGTGATGATGGTTCCTTGAGCATCTTCAGAACAATTGACTCGATAAACGATGATGGTTCGTCCCCAAGCATTCAGCCTCAGCAAGATGCTCAAAATGCAGAAAACACTGAACTGGTGAAATATGCGGAAGCCCTGAAAAACTCTCGTGGGAAATCATCATTTCGTCGGAGATCGGCCTCACTTAGCTCCTTTTGA
- the LOC105157835 gene encoding polyadenylate-binding protein 6 isoform X1: MDPLSRTSLYVGDLHPDVTEEDLRKTFGQVGPLASVRLCRDKLFPKSVCHAFVNFWFPAHAFSALRLLNHTILRGKSMRIMWYQKDPVTRMNGIGNLYVKNLDKSISSARLQGIFSKHGTVLSCKVAEENGISKGFGFVQFDSEDTAMAALKALHDTVLEGKKLYVSKFLRKIWRQAGEPGFRSLYVKNLDECITEDVLKDKFSEHGKVISAVIMKNEKGKSKGFGFVNFDSHESAKKAMEALHGELIGSKNLFVGKALEKAERKEHFRQQYGYGTDHHKKSNDSTLYVRNLDGSIDDRKLEEIFSHFGTVVSAKVIRNSDGVSKEFGFVRFSCQVEANKALNSLIRTPFQGRTLYLAWAQNKEQQTNSLQQFYSHWQSYANFTPQPLCTCNHWPRHCDSPLFSSPIPTKQMIPWHPTLYSNFVGSFSPPNPFQAQNLQSVSCTFIPPRHTPVWNSKDCIGRNLPMQLASLDWCRQDRYEGISKGQKPWSSAE; encoded by the exons ATGGATCCTCTTTCAAGAACCTCACTCTACGTGGGTGATCTGCACCCGGATGTTACAGAAGAGGACCTCCGTAAGACTTTTGGACAGGTTGGCCCGCTTGCTTCAGTCCGTCTGTGCCGTGACAAGCTCTTCCCCAAATCCGTCTGCCATGCTTTCGTCAATTTCTGGTTTCCTGCtcatg CTTTTAGTGCTCTAAGACTTCTGAACCATACCATATTAAGGGGTAAATCTATGAGAATTATGTGGTATCAGAAGGATCCCGTTACAAGAATGAATGGCATTGGGAACCTCTATGTGAAAAATCTTGACAAATCGATCTCCAGCGCCCGATTGCAAGGAATTTTCTCCAAACATGGAACAGTACTTTCTTGCAAAGTTGCTGAGGAAAATGGGATCAGTAAGGGTTTTGGGTTTGTTCAATTTGATTCAGAAGATACAGCCATGGCAGCTCTCAAAGCTCTCCATGATACTGTGCTGGAAGGCAAGAAGTT ATATGTCTCCAAATTTCTAAGAAAGATTTGGAGACAGGCTGGAGAACCAGGTTTCAGAAGCCTGTATGTGAAAAATCTCGATGAATGCATCACAGAGGACGTCCTCAAGGATAAGTTTTCAGAACATGGGAAGGTCATCAGTGCAGTCATAATGAAGAATGAGAAGGGGAAATCAAAAGGGTTTGGGTTTGTTAACTTTGATTCACATGAATCAGCCAAAAAAGCCATGGAGGCTTTGCATGGAGAACTGATTG GGTCAAAGAATCTCTTTGTGGGCAAGGCTCTGGAGAAAGCTGAAAGAAAAGAGCACTTTAGACAACAGTATGGATATGGTACTGATCACCATAAGAAATCAAATGATTCAACTCTGTATGTAAGGAATCTCGATGGATCCATTGATGACAGAAAATTGGAAGAAATTTTCAGTCATTTTGGGACAGTAGTTTCAGCTAAAGTGATCCGGAATAGTGATGGAGTCAGCAAAGAATTTGGCTTTGTACGCTTTTCGTGTCAAGTGGAGGCGAACAAGGCCTTGAATTCATTAATCA GAACCCCTTTCCAAGGACGGACACTGTATCTGGCATGGGCTCAAAACAAAGAACAACAAACTAACAGTTTGCAGCAGTTTTATAGCCATTGGCAGTCTTATGCAAATTTCACACCTCAGCCACTTTGTACTTGTAACCATTGGCCACGGCACTGCGACTCTCCTCTCTTCAGTTCTCCAATTCCTACGAAACAAATGATTCCATGGCATCCTACTTTATACTCAAATTTTGTTGGATCTTTCAGTCCGCCTAATCCATTTCAAGCTCAGAACTTGCAAAGCGTCAGTTGTACATTT ATCCCTCCGAGACACACTCCCGTTTGGAATTCTAAGGATTGTATAGGACGAAACCTA CCAATGCAGCTTGCTAGTTTGGATTGGTGTAGACAAGATAGGTATGAAGGGATCTCCAAGGGTCAAAAACCATGGAGCAGTGCAGAATAA
- the LOC105157835 gene encoding polyadenylate-binding protein 6 isoform X2 yields the protein MDPLSRTSLYVGDLHPDVTEEDLRKTFGQVGPLASVRLCRDKLFPKSVCHAFVNFWFPAHAFSALRLLNHTILRGKSMRIMWYQKDPVTRMNGIGNLYVKNLDKSISSARLQGIFSKHGTVLSCKVAEENGISKGFGFVQFDSEDTAMAALKALHDTVLEGKKLYVSKFLRKIWRQAGEPGFRSLYVKNLDECITEDVLKDKFSEHGKVISAVIMKNEKGKSKGFGFVNFDSHESAKKAMEALHGELIGSKNLFVGKALEKAERKEHFRQQYGYGTDHHKKSNDSTLYVRNLDGSIDDRKLEEIFSHFGTVVSAKVIRNSDGVSKEFGFVRFSCQVEANKALNSLIRTPFQGRTLYLAWAQNKEQQTNSLQQFYSHWQSYANFTPQPLCTCNHWPRHCDSPLFSSPIPTKQMIPWHPTLYSNFVGSFSPPNPFQAQNLQSIPPRHTPVWNSKDCIGRNLPMQLASLDWCRQDRYEGISKGQKPWSSAE from the exons ATGGATCCTCTTTCAAGAACCTCACTCTACGTGGGTGATCTGCACCCGGATGTTACAGAAGAGGACCTCCGTAAGACTTTTGGACAGGTTGGCCCGCTTGCTTCAGTCCGTCTGTGCCGTGACAAGCTCTTCCCCAAATCCGTCTGCCATGCTTTCGTCAATTTCTGGTTTCCTGCtcatg CTTTTAGTGCTCTAAGACTTCTGAACCATACCATATTAAGGGGTAAATCTATGAGAATTATGTGGTATCAGAAGGATCCCGTTACAAGAATGAATGGCATTGGGAACCTCTATGTGAAAAATCTTGACAAATCGATCTCCAGCGCCCGATTGCAAGGAATTTTCTCCAAACATGGAACAGTACTTTCTTGCAAAGTTGCTGAGGAAAATGGGATCAGTAAGGGTTTTGGGTTTGTTCAATTTGATTCAGAAGATACAGCCATGGCAGCTCTCAAAGCTCTCCATGATACTGTGCTGGAAGGCAAGAAGTT ATATGTCTCCAAATTTCTAAGAAAGATTTGGAGACAGGCTGGAGAACCAGGTTTCAGAAGCCTGTATGTGAAAAATCTCGATGAATGCATCACAGAGGACGTCCTCAAGGATAAGTTTTCAGAACATGGGAAGGTCATCAGTGCAGTCATAATGAAGAATGAGAAGGGGAAATCAAAAGGGTTTGGGTTTGTTAACTTTGATTCACATGAATCAGCCAAAAAAGCCATGGAGGCTTTGCATGGAGAACTGATTG GGTCAAAGAATCTCTTTGTGGGCAAGGCTCTGGAGAAAGCTGAAAGAAAAGAGCACTTTAGACAACAGTATGGATATGGTACTGATCACCATAAGAAATCAAATGATTCAACTCTGTATGTAAGGAATCTCGATGGATCCATTGATGACAGAAAATTGGAAGAAATTTTCAGTCATTTTGGGACAGTAGTTTCAGCTAAAGTGATCCGGAATAGTGATGGAGTCAGCAAAGAATTTGGCTTTGTACGCTTTTCGTGTCAAGTGGAGGCGAACAAGGCCTTGAATTCATTAATCA GAACCCCTTTCCAAGGACGGACACTGTATCTGGCATGGGCTCAAAACAAAGAACAACAAACTAACAGTTTGCAGCAGTTTTATAGCCATTGGCAGTCTTATGCAAATTTCACACCTCAGCCACTTTGTACTTGTAACCATTGGCCACGGCACTGCGACTCTCCTCTCTTCAGTTCTCCAATTCCTACGAAACAAATGATTCCATGGCATCCTACTTTATACTCAAATTTTGTTGGATCTTTCAGTCCGCCTAATCCATTTCAAGCTCAGAACTTGCAAAGC ATCCCTCCGAGACACACTCCCGTTTGGAATTCTAAGGATTGTATAGGACGAAACCTA CCAATGCAGCTTGCTAGTTTGGATTGGTGTAGACAAGATAGGTATGAAGGGATCTCCAAGGGTCAAAAACCATGGAGCAGTGCAGAATAA
- the LOC105157704 gene encoding GDSL esterase/lipase APG — MGVVLAYTLAVALFCSFGNAQVTLVPAIITFGDSVVDVGNNDYIHTIFKANYPPYGRDFKNQEATGRFCNGKLATDITAENLGFTSYPPAYLSPQASGKNLLLGSNFASAGAGYDEHTSLLSHVIPLSQQLEYYKEYQGKLAKVAGSKKAASIIKDALYLVSAGSSDFIQNYYVNPFLNKAYTPDQYSSYLVSSFTSFVKSLYGLGARRIGVTSLPPLGCLPAARTIFGFHESGCVSRINTDAQQFNKKINSAATQLQKQLPDVKIVVFDVFKPLYDLVANPKKNGFTEATRGCCGTGTVETTSLLCNPKSYGTCTNASQYVFWDSVHPSQAANQILADSLIIQGISLIG; from the exons ATGGGAGTTGTTTTAGCATACACATTGGCTGTAGCCCTCTTCTGCAGTTTTGGTAACGCTCAGGTGACGTTAGTCCCCGCAATTATAACGTTCGGGGACTCAGTCGTGGACGTGGGGAACAACGACTACATTCACACCATATTCAAGGCAAATTATCCACCTTATGGCAGGGacttcaagaatcaagaagCCACCGGCAGGTTCTGCAATGGGAAATTAGCCACGGACATTACGG CTGAGAATCTTGGATTTACGAGCTATCCGCCGGCTTATCTTAGCCCTCAGGCATCAGGGAAGAACCTTCTCCTAGGAAGCAACTTTGCTTCTGCTGGTGCTGGATATGATGAACACACATCCCTTCTAAGT CATGTAATTCCACTGTCGCAGCAGTTAGAGTACTACAAGGAGTACCAAGGAAAGCTGGCAAAGGTAGCAGGGAGTAAGAAGGCAGCATCGATTATAAAGGACGCGTTGTACCTTGTTTCTGCTGGCAGCAGTGACTTTATCCAGAATTACTATGTCAATCCTTTCCTGAACAAAGCCTATACTCCTGATCAGTATTCCTCGTACCTTGTCAGCAGTTTCACAAGCTTTGTCAAG AGTTTATACGGGCTGGGAGCAAGGAGGATTGGGGTGACTTCACTTCCACCGCTGGGTTGTCTCCCGGCTGCAAGAACGATATTCGGCTTCCATGAAAGTGGCTGTGTCTCAAGGATCAATACTGATGCTCAACAATTCAACAAGAAGATCAACTCGGCTGCAACACAGCTGCAGAAGCAGCTTCCAGACGTCAAGATTGTTGTTTTTGATGTCTTCAAGCCCCTCTATGACCTCGTTGCAAATCCTAAGAAAAATG GCTTTACAGAGGCAACAAGAGGTTGTTGCGGAACAGGAACTGTGGAGACAACATCGTTGTTGTGCAATCCCAAGTCGTATGGCACCTGCACCAATGCAAGTCAGTATGTGTTCTGGGACAGCGTGCATCCCTCTCAGGCAGCTAACCAAATTCTTGCTGATAGCTTGATAATTCAAGGGATCTCCCTCATTGGTTGA